The following are encoded in a window of Alphaproteobacteria bacterium genomic DNA:
- a CDS encoding MarR family transcriptional regulator, translated as MHTLINYVRSGQPDLTNRQMALMMLVYLTPGPHTVRGLAQLLGVSKPVITRALNTLGALGYLRRVRDESDRRNVFVAKTSTGQEFLEGFNRNLEHSGSDRRAPRESGLLLQHG; from the coding sequence ATGCACACGCTGATCAACTATGTGCGTTCAGGGCAGCCCGATCTTACCAACCGCCAGATGGCGCTGATGATGCTCGTTTATCTGACGCCGGGGCCGCACACGGTGCGCGGGCTCGCGCAGCTGCTCGGCGTGTCGAAGCCGGTCATCACTCGCGCCTTGAACACGCTCGGCGCGCTCGGCTATCTGCGCCGCGTTCGCGACGAGAGCGACAGGCGCAATGTCTTCGTCGCGAAGACCAGCACGGGACAGGAATTTCTTGAAGGCTTCAACCGCAATCTCGAACATTCGGGGAGCGACCGCAGAGCGCCCCGGGAGTCCGGACTCCTCCTCCAGCACGGATGA
- a CDS encoding NlpC/P60 family protein, translated as MKASTAISNIRGATAERPGSPDSSSSTDEVFRLDGPSRPIDARIHAWRSDLADVALAGRIFAPHYARPIVRACGSQPAFVWPGALGDGDAISELLPGEEFAVLEYAGGRAWGFCKADHVVGYVEAIALADPIEPTHVVCERNAPVAADERVTSPVIAHLPMGARLHGHPCGGCLATEYGCVSMSHLRAFDDPEPDPVVVAERLLGVPWLPGGRSEQGIDAAGLVQLALGLAGIRSPRLPDQLRSFGDPVPDGARAERCDLVLFEGGAGLMIDDLMMIHASAESGRVTVEALALHPERRLHRLA; from the coding sequence TTGAAGGCTTCAACCGCAATCTCGAACATTCGGGGAGCGACCGCAGAGCGCCCCGGGAGTCCGGACTCCTCCTCCAGCACGGATGAAGTCTTCCGCCTCGACGGCCCCTCACGGCCGATCGACGCCCGGATCCACGCCTGGCGCAGCGACCTCGCCGACGTCGCTCTGGCCGGCCGGATCTTCGCTCCTCACTACGCCAGGCCGATCGTCCGCGCCTGCGGCTCTCAGCCCGCTTTCGTTTGGCCCGGCGCCCTCGGCGACGGCGACGCGATCAGCGAGCTCCTCCCCGGGGAGGAATTCGCGGTGCTCGAATATGCCGGCGGACGCGCCTGGGGCTTCTGCAAGGCGGATCACGTCGTCGGCTATGTCGAGGCGATCGCTCTGGCCGACCCGATCGAGCCGACCCACGTGGTTTGCGAAAGGAACGCGCCGGTCGCCGCCGACGAACGGGTGACCTCGCCGGTCATCGCCCATCTGCCGATGGGCGCCCGGCTTCACGGCCACCCCTGCGGCGGCTGCCTCGCTACCGAATATGGCTGCGTTTCGATGAGTCATTTGCGCGCCTTCGACGATCCCGAGCCCGATCCGGTGGTCGTCGCCGAGCGGCTGCTCGGAGTCCCCTGGCTTCCCGGCGGCCGCAGCGAGCAAGGGATCGACGCCGCCGGCCTCGTCCAGCTCGCGCTCGGCCTCGCCGGAATCCGCTCGCCGCGCCTGCCCGACCAGCTCAGGAGCTTCGGGGACCCGGTCCCGGACGGCGCCAGAGCGGAGCGGTGCGATCTGGTGCTGTTCGAAGGCGGTGCCGGGCTGATGATCGACGATCTGATGATGATCCACGCCAGCGCGGAGTCAGGCCGGGTGACGGTCGAGGCGCTCGCGCTCCATCCCGAGAGGCGATTGCACCGGCTGGCCTGA